A section of the Telopea speciosissima isolate NSW1024214 ecotype Mountain lineage chromosome 3, Tspe_v1, whole genome shotgun sequence genome encodes:
- the LOC122655350 gene encoding GATA zinc finger domain-containing protein 14-like, with product MDLKDRLFRLQKGSSTVAEFLLDARSLADALATINNPVAEEDLVLEILRGLGEDYPNVASTSHNSDRRGSFLSHSGNNSGNYHSPSNWSQGRNANSGYYRNNSGNANSGYRTNGGSNNRNNSRYGGNSGSSARGSQSQQPSSPPSGSGGNNSSFMNTPREHEHTQGAVSNL from the exons ATGGATCTTAAGGACCGTCTCTTTCGTTTGCAGAAAGGATCGTCGACGGTAGCAGAATTTCTTCTCGATGCTCGTTCTTTGGCTGACGCACTTGCCACGATCAATAATCCTGTTGCTGAAGAAGACCTTGTCTTGGAAATTCTTCGTGGACTCGGCGAAGATTATC CAAATGTTGCATCCACTTCGCACAATTCAGATCGGCGAGGTTCTTTCCTTTCTCATTCTGGAAACAATTCTGGCAATTATCACAGTCCTTCGAACTGGTCCCAAGGCCGAAATGCGAACTCTGGATATTATCGCAATAATTCTGGTAATGCTAATTCTGGTTATCGCACTAATGGAGGATCCAATAATCGCAACAACTCAAGGTACGGTGGCAATAGTGGCTCTTCTGCTCGTGGCTCTCAGTCTCAACAGCCTTCTTCTCCACCGTCTGGATCTGGTGGTAACAATTCGTCTTTCATGAACACACCCAGGGAGCATGAACACACCCAGGGAGCAGTGTCAAATCTGTAG